In Rhodoferax koreense, a genomic segment contains:
- a CDS encoding branched-chain amino acid ABC transporter permease, with amino-acid sequence MKPHLLLLAVGIALLVALPFLLSQGLVNAAIQMLIAALFGCAYNLLCGQGGMLSFGHAAYFGVGAFATVHAMNALGGAGLLPTPLMPIAGAAGGLCFGAMAGYFATKRSGTYFAMITLAIAELVHSLAPHLKNLFGGEAGVSSTRMPAWGLSFGSTNEVYYLTLAWVLVSLALLFLFTRTPLGRLTLGLRENGHRLRFLGYDTHRLSVIVFAISAMFSGVAGGLQVMNNEAANYAVFDPGLSAAVVLNTYIGGVQAFLGPALGAALMTFFGYAVSDLTQSWLLYQGSLFVLVMMFMPTGLAGLLGAVGQLHRRFGLAALLPLLLLSLGAALLLSAGGAFAIEMLQRVFSQDYRAMAATNPAMPWPPIPLFGRAWSPVAAATWLLPMALLAGGGWLGRLAKRRMGALESRADAAPQPALGTMDNRQRRPA; translated from the coding sequence ATGAAGCCCCATCTTCTGCTGCTGGCCGTCGGCATCGCCCTGCTCGTCGCGCTGCCTTTCCTGCTGTCGCAAGGTCTCGTCAACGCCGCCATCCAGATGCTGATCGCGGCCCTGTTCGGCTGTGCCTACAACCTGCTCTGCGGGCAGGGCGGCATGTTGTCGTTCGGCCATGCTGCGTACTTCGGTGTCGGCGCGTTCGCCACCGTGCATGCCATGAATGCGCTCGGCGGCGCCGGCCTGCTGCCGACCCCGCTGATGCCGATTGCCGGCGCGGCGGGCGGTCTGTGCTTCGGCGCCATGGCCGGCTATTTCGCCACCAAGCGCTCCGGCACCTATTTCGCGATGATCACGCTGGCGATCGCGGAACTGGTCCATTCGCTCGCACCCCACCTCAAGAACCTGTTCGGCGGCGAGGCCGGGGTCTCGTCGACCCGCATGCCGGCCTGGGGCCTGTCCTTCGGCTCCACCAACGAGGTCTACTACCTGACACTGGCATGGGTGCTGGTGTCACTGGCCCTGCTGTTTCTCTTCACCCGCACGCCGCTGGGCCGGCTGACGCTCGGGCTGCGCGAGAACGGCCATCGCCTGCGTTTCCTGGGCTACGACACGCACCGCTTGAGCGTGATCGTGTTCGCGATCTCGGCGATGTTCTCCGGCGTGGCCGGCGGGCTGCAGGTCATGAACAATGAAGCTGCCAACTATGCCGTCTTCGATCCGGGCCTGTCGGCCGCGGTGGTGCTCAACACCTACATTGGTGGCGTGCAGGCGTTCCTCGGTCCGGCGCTCGGTGCGGCGCTGATGACCTTCTTCGGTTACGCCGTCTCCGACCTGACGCAATCCTGGTTGCTTTACCAGGGCAGCCTGTTCGTCCTGGTGATGATGTTCATGCCCACCGGCCTGGCCGGGCTGCTCGGTGCGGTCGGCCAGCTGCACCGCAGGTTCGGCCTGGCGGCCCTGCTGCCGCTGTTGCTCCTGTCGCTTGGCGCGGCCCTGTTGCTGAGCGCCGGCGGCGCATTCGCGATCGAGATGCTGCAGCGGGTGTTCTCGCAGGACTACCGGGCGATGGCCGCCACCAACCCGGCGATGCCCTGGCCGCCGATCCCGTTGTTCGGCCGGGCCTGGTCGCCCGTGGCGGCAGCGACATGGCTGTTGCCGATGGCGCTGCTGGCCGGTGGCGGCTGGCTGGGCCGGCTGGCGAAGAGGCGGATGGGCGCGCTCGAAAGCCGCGCGGATGCAGCTCCGCAGCCTGCCTTGGGCACGATGGACAACCGACAACGGAGGCCTGCATGA
- a CDS encoding branched-chain amino acid ABC transporter permease: MDQLLVSLLNGAIYGLLLFMVSAGLTLIFGMMGVLNFAHASFYMLGAYFAYTLQSLVGFWLAVLIAPLLVGLIGVVVERYFLRRVHHHGHAHELLLTFGLSFIIAELVKLFYGNFPVNYRIPKSLDFPAFSLGGADYPAYRILMGAIAIAMFVLIYLMLTRTRVGIIVRSAIYRPRMVEALGHNVPMVFMGVFGVGAALAGLAGAVAGAFYTTNPNMALELGVMVFVVVVVGGLGSLGGAMLASLLIGVITSLAVGIDASLADLLAPIGARQWAQDVGGLLTLKVSSLSATIPFALMLLILLVRPNGLLGEKA; the protein is encoded by the coding sequence ATGGACCAGTTGCTTGTCTCTCTGCTCAACGGTGCCATCTACGGCTTGCTGCTGTTCATGGTTTCGGCCGGGCTCACCCTCATCTTCGGGATGATGGGCGTGCTCAATTTCGCCCACGCCTCGTTCTACATGCTCGGCGCTTATTTCGCCTACACGCTGCAGTCGCTGGTGGGCTTCTGGCTGGCCGTGCTGATCGCGCCGCTGCTGGTGGGACTGATCGGCGTCGTCGTCGAGCGGTATTTCCTGCGGCGCGTGCACCACCATGGCCACGCGCATGAACTGCTGTTGACCTTCGGCCTGTCCTTCATCATCGCGGAACTGGTCAAGCTCTTCTACGGCAACTTCCCGGTCAACTACCGCATTCCGAAGTCGCTCGATTTCCCGGCCTTCAGCCTCGGCGGCGCGGACTACCCGGCGTACCGCATCCTCATGGGGGCCATCGCCATTGCGATGTTCGTCCTGATCTACCTGATGCTGACGCGCACCCGGGTCGGCATCATCGTGCGCTCGGCCATCTACCGCCCGCGCATGGTCGAGGCGCTCGGCCACAACGTGCCGATGGTGTTCATGGGCGTCTTCGGCGTGGGTGCCGCCCTGGCGGGGCTGGCCGGTGCGGTGGCGGGGGCCTTCTACACGACCAACCCGAACATGGCGCTGGAGCTCGGCGTGATGGTGTTCGTGGTGGTGGTGGTCGGTGGCCTGGGCTCGCTCGGCGGCGCGATGCTGGCGTCGCTGCTCATCGGGGTGATCACCTCGCTGGCGGTCGGCATCGACGCCAGCCTGGCCGATCTGCTGGCGCCGATCGGCGCCCGCCAATGGGCGCAGGACGTCGGCGGCCTGCTGACGCTGAAAGTGTCAAGCCTGTCCGCGACCATTCCCTTCGCTCTCATGCTGCTGATCCTGCTGGTGCGCCCCAACGGACTGCTCGGCGAAAAGGCCTGA
- a CDS encoding branched-chain amino acid ABC transporter substrate-binding protein: MKKTATFGSALVASLGLACSAAMAAPIKIAVIESLSGPQAATGLIYRNAVRYGVEKINAAGGWNGEPLQLVEYDNQGGPTGAADKLKAAIADGVQMVVQGASSAIAGQITDDIRKYNMRNPGKEVVFFNMGAEALELTGDKCQFYHFRFAANSQMRTKTLVMAMKQSNVLGTRVYAINQNYSWGQDMEKAIVEYAPLGGYQVVEKTLHDVNKIQDFAPYVAKINAAKADSVLTGNWSNDLLLLMKASKAAGLKTRFGTVYLDQPGNLANAGDLAVGHYVAQTFNPEVGGQAAEAFVADYKAKTGHVPVFVEAHTAFGMAMVGDALKRVKPEGGALSVKAFANALETTKIKTPMGELGMRAADHQAMLPIVVSAVAKDAKFKVDETDMGFKPVKLFTAEEAATPAQASCRMQRPG; this comes from the coding sequence ATGAAAAAAACCGCCACTTTTGGCTCCGCGCTCGTCGCCTCGCTCGGCCTGGCCTGCTCGGCCGCCATGGCCGCGCCGATCAAGATCGCCGTGATCGAATCGCTGTCGGGCCCCCAGGCGGCGACCGGGCTCATCTACCGCAACGCGGTGCGTTACGGGGTCGAGAAAATCAACGCCGCAGGTGGCTGGAACGGTGAGCCCCTGCAGCTGGTGGAGTACGACAACCAGGGCGGGCCGACTGGCGCTGCGGACAAGCTCAAGGCCGCGATCGCCGACGGCGTGCAGATGGTGGTACAGGGCGCGTCGTCGGCCATCGCGGGGCAGATCACCGACGACATCCGCAAATACAACATGCGCAACCCCGGCAAGGAGGTCGTCTTCTTCAACATGGGGGCGGAGGCGCTGGAACTCACCGGCGACAAATGCCAGTTCTACCACTTCCGGTTCGCCGCAAATTCCCAGATGCGCACCAAGACCCTGGTGATGGCCATGAAGCAATCGAACGTGCTCGGCACGCGGGTGTATGCGATCAACCAGAACTATTCATGGGGCCAGGATATGGAGAAGGCCATCGTCGAGTACGCCCCGCTCGGCGGCTACCAGGTGGTGGAGAAGACGCTGCACGACGTCAACAAGATCCAGGACTTCGCACCCTACGTGGCCAAGATCAACGCGGCCAAGGCGGATTCGGTGCTAACCGGGAACTGGTCCAACGACCTGCTGCTCTTGATGAAGGCCAGCAAGGCCGCGGGCCTCAAGACCCGTTTCGGCACGGTCTACCTGGACCAGCCGGGCAACCTGGCCAACGCGGGGGATCTGGCCGTGGGCCATTACGTGGCGCAGACCTTCAATCCCGAGGTCGGCGGCCAGGCGGCCGAGGCGTTCGTCGCCGACTACAAGGCCAAGACCGGGCACGTGCCGGTGTTCGTGGAGGCGCACACGGCCTTCGGCATGGCCATGGTCGGCGACGCGCTCAAGCGGGTCAAGCCCGAGGGGGGCGCGCTGAGTGTGAAGGCGTTTGCCAACGCGCTGGAGACGACAAAGATCAAGACGCCGATGGGCGAACTCGGCATGCGTGCCGCGGACCACCAGGCGATGCTGCCGATCGTCGTCTCGGCGGTTGCGAAGGATGCGAAGTTCAAGGTCGACGAGACCGACATGGGCTTCAAGCCGGTCAAGCTGTTCACCGCCGAAGAGGCCGCCACGCCCGCGCAGGCTTCCTGCCGGATGCAGCGCCCGGGCTGA
- a CDS encoding SDR family oxidoreductase: protein MPILDALRPVTGLRVLVTAGASGIGAAVARAFHETGARVHVCDIDRAALDRFNAASPGITASVADAAVSDDVERVFHDVQGALGGLDVLVNNAGIAGPTGPIETIDAAAWERTIAVNLNSQYYFARRAIGLLGASSHASLIAMSSVAGRLGYGFRTPYASSKWAIVGLMKSLAIELGPRGIRVNAILPGTVEGDRMSGVIAARAQVAGVGVDAMRDEYLRKISLRRMVSAEDVAAMALFLCSPAARSVTGQAISVDGNVEYL, encoded by the coding sequence ATGCCCATTCTCGACGCCCTCCGCCCCGTTACCGGTCTCCGGGTGCTCGTGACCGCCGGCGCCAGCGGCATCGGTGCCGCCGTGGCCCGCGCCTTCCACGAGACCGGCGCGCGCGTGCATGTCTGCGACATCGACCGTGCCGCGCTCGACCGCTTCAACGCGGCATCGCCCGGCATCACCGCCAGTGTGGCGGATGCCGCCGTGTCCGACGACGTCGAGCGGGTGTTCCATGACGTGCAAGGCGCGCTGGGCGGGCTCGACGTGCTGGTCAACAACGCCGGCATCGCGGGGCCGACCGGCCCGATCGAGACCATCGACGCCGCGGCCTGGGAGCGCACGATCGCAGTGAATCTCAACAGCCAGTACTACTTCGCGCGGCGGGCCATCGGGCTGCTGGGCGCGTCCAGCCATGCCAGCCTGATTGCGATGAGTTCCGTCGCGGGACGCCTGGGCTATGGCTTTCGCACGCCCTATGCGTCCAGCAAATGGGCGATCGTGGGGCTGATGAAGTCGCTGGCCATCGAACTCGGCCCCCGCGGCATCCGCGTGAACGCGATCCTGCCCGGCACGGTGGAAGGCGACCGCATGAGCGGTGTCATCGCGGCGCGGGCCCAGGTGGCCGGGGTCGGCGTCGACGCGATGCGCGACGAATATCTGCGCAAGATTTCGCTGCGCCGCATGGTCAGCGCCGAGGACGTGGCGGCGATGGCGCTGTTCCTTTGTTCACCCGCAGCGCGCAGCGTCACCGGCCAGGCGATCAGCGTGGACGGCAACGTCGAATACCTCTGA
- a CDS encoding helix-turn-helix domain-containing protein has translation MPLDANVEHLLADLVRLLNHGASADEFSRRLALAEALPDAARRADLVEVVRMAMAVRNRLEFQQQRERGMLAVSESAQDLSSRLELNDVLHAIVVRARKLLGSHLAWLSVYDPVVGEFQALAADGALSQGVSRMTAGRDLGVAGLVMSTRLPFTTPDYLHDTRFRHDPALDDTFRAEGIAALVGLPLIWDQEVIGLLFVADRYHRTHDALSVSILSTLATHGAVAIRNAMAFEQAASALRNAEAARAELERHTRNIQAAADAHEQLTSLLAKGASLSELCGSVAQLLGGSVLIVDEASHVISEGIAPGHASDAAAAYDPHGPRSDAIRQALNTSRREGRSVVAYQTEHDICRVMSVIGGRDVLGAILLFRRDALDALSVRTFERTASVVGIVLLSQERMEAAKTRDASALLRNMVSFRQDEPALMRDRAERFGVNLGQPLSLLLVEIDGLEAGYVIRRLRTGSPLPGTLSDEVDGAIAVLCNTTRAGDVVQSFTALAGREFGLGYRGVLSKPVRAVEELPALYAALRRALAILGRLGVKGHILGQNEMALYSVLFETHDRASLDAYLRATLGAVLAQEEKRSAEMLATLLCYFDHNQNAKETAQHLGLHVNTVRQRLSTIEDLVGHWGHATRALEVHVALRLWHLSRPTV, from the coding sequence ATGCCCCTCGACGCCAACGTTGAACACCTGCTTGCCGACCTGGTCCGGTTGCTGAACCACGGCGCATCCGCGGACGAGTTCTCCCGGCGGCTGGCGCTCGCCGAGGCCCTGCCCGACGCCGCCCGGCGGGCCGATCTCGTCGAGGTCGTACGCATGGCGATGGCGGTGCGCAATCGCCTCGAATTCCAGCAGCAACGCGAACGGGGCATGCTGGCCGTCAGCGAATCGGCGCAGGATCTGTCCAGCCGCCTGGAGCTGAACGACGTGCTGCATGCGATTGTGGTCAGGGCGCGCAAGCTCCTGGGATCGCACCTGGCGTGGCTGTCGGTCTACGACCCGGTCGTCGGCGAATTCCAGGCGCTGGCGGCCGACGGCGCGCTGTCGCAGGGCGTGTCGCGGATGACCGCCGGCCGGGACCTCGGTGTCGCCGGTCTGGTGATGTCGACGCGCCTGCCCTTCACCACGCCCGACTACCTGCACGACACGCGCTTCAGGCACGACCCCGCGCTCGACGATACCTTCCGCGCCGAAGGCATCGCGGCCCTGGTCGGCCTGCCCCTGATCTGGGACCAGGAGGTCATCGGGCTGCTGTTCGTCGCCGACCGGTACCACCGCACGCACGACGCCCTGAGCGTTTCGATCCTGAGCACGCTGGCCACCCACGGCGCGGTGGCGATCAGGAACGCGATGGCCTTCGAGCAGGCCGCCTCGGCCTTGCGCAACGCCGAGGCGGCAAGGGCCGAACTGGAACGCCACACGCGCAATATCCAGGCCGCCGCGGATGCCCACGAACAGCTGACCTCGCTGCTGGCCAAGGGTGCATCGCTGTCGGAACTGTGCGGATCGGTGGCACAGTTGCTGGGGGGCAGCGTCCTCATCGTGGACGAGGCGTCCCATGTGATCAGCGAAGGCATCGCCCCGGGCCACGCGAGCGATGCCGCGGCCGCCTACGATCCGCACGGGCCGCGCAGCGACGCCATCCGGCAGGCGCTGAACACGAGCCGGCGCGAAGGCCGCTCCGTGGTCGCCTACCAGACCGAGCATGACATCTGCCGTGTCATGTCGGTCATCGGCGGCAGGGACGTGCTGGGCGCGATCCTGCTGTTCCGCCGCGATGCGCTCGACGCGCTGTCGGTGCGCACCTTCGAACGCACGGCGAGTGTCGTCGGCATCGTGCTGCTGTCGCAGGAACGGATGGAAGCCGCGAAAACCCGCGACGCCTCCGCGCTGCTGCGCAACATGGTCTCGTTCAGGCAGGACGAACCCGCGCTGATGCGCGACCGCGCCGAACGGTTCGGCGTCAACCTGGGCCAACCGCTGTCGCTGCTGCTGGTTGAAATCGACGGCCTCGAAGCCGGCTATGTGATTCGGCGCCTTCGCACGGGCTCGCCTTTGCCGGGCACGCTGTCCGACGAGGTCGACGGCGCCATCGCGGTGTTGTGCAACACGACGCGGGCCGGTGACGTGGTCCAGTCCTTCACCGCGCTGGCCGGCCGCGAGTTCGGCCTCGGTTACCGGGGCGTGCTGTCCAAGCCGGTCAGGGCCGTGGAGGAATTGCCAGCCCTGTATGCGGCCTTGCGGCGCGCGCTGGCCATCCTCGGAAGGCTTGGCGTGAAAGGGCACATCCTCGGGCAGAACGAGATGGCGCTGTATTCGGTCCTGTTCGAAACGCATGACCGCGCCAGCCTGGACGCCTACCTGCGGGCCACGCTCGGCGCCGTGCTGGCCCAGGAGGAAAAACGAAGCGCGGAGATGCTGGCGACCCTGCTGTGCTACTTCGACCACAACCAGAATGCCAAGGAGACCGCACAGCATCTGGGCCTGCACGTCAACACCGTGCGGCAACGGCTGTCGACCATCGAAGACCTTGTGGGCCACTGGGGCCATGCCACGCGTGCACTGGAGGTCCACGTCGCGCTGCGTTTGTGGCACCTGAGCCGGCCCACCGTGTGA
- a CDS encoding translation initiation factor Sui1, translating into MCPDCRHPVAQCVCKALAKAVPAGDGVVRVSRETKGRGGKAVTVVKGVPVDADALVALGKQLKAACGSGGTVKDGVIEVQGDHCTAVIALLQKQGHTVKRAGG; encoded by the coding sequence ATGTGCCCCGATTGCCGCCATCCGGTGGCGCAATGCGTCTGCAAGGCGCTGGCCAAGGCCGTGCCCGCGGGTGACGGCGTCGTGCGCGTCTCGCGTGAGACCAAGGGCCGCGGCGGCAAGGCCGTGACCGTGGTGAAAGGGGTACCGGTCGACGCCGATGCGCTCGTGGCCCTGGGCAAGCAGCTCAAGGCCGCCTGCGGCAGCGGCGGCACGGTGAAGGACGGCGTGATCGAGGTGCAGGGCGATCACTGCACGGCGGTGATCGCATTGCTGCAGAAGCAGGGCCATACCGTCAAGCGCGCCGGCGGCTGA